Proteins from a genomic interval of Ictalurus furcatus strain D&B chromosome 2, Billie_1.0, whole genome shotgun sequence:
- the arhgdia gene encoding rho GDP-dissociation inhibitor 1: protein MAEHEPTPEQLAAIAAENEESEVVNYKPPAQKSLQEIQELDKDDESLRKYKEALLGSTSVSIDPNAPNVQVTRLTLMCETAPAPLTLDLQGDLESFKKQSFILKEGVEYRIKISFKVNKEIVSGLKYVQQTFRKGVKLDKSDYMVGSYGPRPNEYEFLTPLEEAPKGLLARGTYNIKSKFTDDDKHDHLSWEWNLNIKKDWKD, encoded by the exons ATGGCTGAGCATGAACCAACCCCGGAGCAGCTAGCAGCCATCGCTGCCGAGAACGAAGAGAGCGAGGTTGTGAACTACAAGCCACCGGCACAGAAGAGCCTGCAGGAGATCCAGGAACTGGACAAGGATGATGAGAGCCTGCGCAAGTACAAAGAGGCTTTGCTCGGCTCAACCTCTGTGTccatag ATCCCAACGCTCCCAACGTCCAAGTGACACGACTAACTTTAATGTGTGAGACGGCCCCTGCTCCTCTGACCCTTGACCTGCAAG GAGATCTGGAGAGCTTCAAAAAGCAGTCGTTTATACTTAAAGAAGGAGTGGAGTACAGGATAAAGATCAGCTTCAAG GTGAACAAGGAGATCGTCTCAGGACTGAAGTATGTACAACAGACCTTTAGGAAAGGGGTGAAGC TTGACAAGTCTGACTACATGGTGGGAAGTTATGGGCCTCGGCCAAACGAGTACGAGTTCCTCACCCCTCTGGAGGAGGCGCCGAAGGGTCTTCTGGCCCGCGGCACCTACAACATAAAGTCCAAGTTTACCGACGACGACAAGCACGACCACCTGTCCTGGGAGTGGAACCTCAACATCAAGAAGGACTGGAAAGACTAA
- the cdr2l gene encoding cerebellar degeneration-related protein 2-like, whose translation MLGASRMEEFVTEEDEPWYDQRDLEQDLHLAAELGKTLLERNKELEDSLQQMYITNEEQVQEIEYLSKQVEMLREMNEQHAKVYEQLDVTARELEITNEKLVLESKTSHQKIDRLTSTMEMLQGQVDTLTARVEELRTLEELRVLREKKERRKTVHSFPCLKELCTAPSYEDGFRVSDPGSGDLQERPADDENEHLRALVASLRAAVSAERGRRENAERECTAVLQEFERLEQRLLGAEGCQQRVHELEAELQELQQLRKSRACLLVAEDGLEQTLLNSAPETDTAEDVAGATQESSGEPPVRKSCSDTALDVISAVDASGRRKGSYALHANGVRKRGMSILREVDEQYHALLERYEELLGKCRRHEENLCHAEVQTSRPVSRDPSMKECRVAEATTQPATPPQPPSTPEAMEGISRQVEAVDKRLSQNTPEYKALFKEIFSRLQKTKTDINSTKGRKSGK comes from the exons ATGCTCGGTGCTAGCAGGATGGAGGAGTTTGTGACCGAAGAGGACGAGCCATGGTATGACCAGAGAGACCTGGAGCAGG ATCTGCACTTGGCAGCAGAGCTAGGGAAGACCCTTCTGGAACGCAATAAGGAGCTGGAGGACTCGCTGCAACAGATGTACATCACCAATGAGGAGCAGGTGCAGGAGATTGAG TACTTGTCCAAGCAAGTGGAGATGCTACGGGAGATGAATGAGCAGCATGCAAAAGTCTATGAGCAACTGGACGTGACCGCTCGAGAGCTTGAGATCACCAATGAGAAGCTGGTGTTGGAAAGCAAGACTTCACACCAGAAAATAGACAG GTTGACGAGCACCATGGAGATGCTGCAGGGCCAGGTGGACACGCTGACTGCCCGAGTGGAGGAACTGCGCACACTTGAAGAGCTCAGGGTTCTcagggagaagaaagagagacgaAAAACTGTGCACTCCTTCCCTTGCCTGAAGGAGCTCTGCACCGCACCCAG CTATGAGGATGGATTCAGGGTGTCTGACCCAGGTAGTGGTGACCTGCAAGAGCGGCCGGCAGATGATGAAAACGAGCATCTGCGTGCACTGGTTGCATCTCTCCGTGCAGCTGTATCAGCCGAACGTGGACGACGGGAGAATGCAGAGCGTGAGTGCACCGCTGTGCTGCAGGAGTTTGAGCGCTTGGAGCAGCGACTTCTGGGTGCCGAGGGTTGCCAACAGCGCGTCCATGAGCTGGAGGCAGAGCTGCAGGAGCTACAGCAGCTACGCAAGTCACGTGCCTGCTTACTGGTTGCGGAGGATGGCCTGGAGCAGACTCTGCTCAACAGTGCCCCAGAAACAGATACAGCAGAGGATGTTGCAGGTGCAACACAAGAGAGCTCTGGCGAACCCCCAGTACGCAAGAGCTGCAGTGACACAGCGCTGGACGTCATCTCAGCGGTAGATGCCTCTGGACGACGCAAGGGCAGCTACGCCCTTCATGCGAATGGTGTGCGCAAGCGTGGCATGTCTATCTTGCGTGAAGTGGATGAGCAGTACCATGCATTGCTCGAGAGGTATGAAGAGCTGCTGGGCAAGTGCCGGCGCCACGAAGAGAATCTGTGCCATGCTGAGGTGCAAACTTCACGGCCTGTCTCCAGAGACCCGTCCATGAAGGAGTGTCGTGTAGCAGAGGCCACAACACAGCCAGCCACGCCACCGCAACCACCCTCAACACCTGAAGCGATGGAGGGCATCAGCCGGCAGGTGGAAGCTGTGGACAAGCGGCTGAGCCAGAACACACCAGAGTACAAGGCCCTGTTCAAAGAGATCTTCTCACGCCTGCAGAAAACCAAGACCGACATCAATTCCACCAAAGGGAGGAAAAGTGGGAAATAG